Proteins from a genomic interval of Onychostoma macrolepis isolate SWU-2019 chromosome 17, ASM1243209v1, whole genome shotgun sequence:
- the luzp1 gene encoding leucine zipper protein 1, producing the protein MTDTTSRHLRHKLQNLGRRLDELEEARGKLQKAEDELLDIQDKIIQAEGSNSSLLADVEAMRKRLLKIEGKDEEVRKAEDLCREVREKLDQEEKLTKDLKAEIERLQRRMTELEKLEEAFGKSKSDCSQLCLSLNEEKNLTKKLAAELDALKARVKEVDTSEARLDRAEKSFTAEMEKLKSLTQTFVTERKRLLEKQREDEKIILKLTEKLERQKNKLGPADHSRFDSRDLRIEDEFSAGLTCKLARKKSLDYLKHSGDLDLRNESENEKNILEEQEDNKVKDLSQEVERLKNRLKQMELVEEDLKNMESKNAELIEKYQQERNRSQALHDQVEQMKMQLNGCSSSNGNSAIASTTKVLENGKAENEEINVRGFRQEKPKLLNRSPAASEPVTSKYKSREASPQQRRETKQRNKDLCHSTENSPKTVRRTLSPAHNVRKGMRTGASSTTSDNGSKDNGTKDGKKDEKIGSASSSTLTESKKVSVLSRYPPAANDQKSWKPSVKQNDSDSNKSRTEKLSRYPGNDSESNNSDGSLLISASAAVIALSEKGLTEPESLDQDASAMLSMSKANGSYTAYRSHVSPSVLSDHGSDGHSSASETESTGSRRSAGEQNDPLMSSGRKYRYSRLQESYSDGSSKVPFSEEQHRPLTVEGDTQETTHSTSGIEVRRVCSPREALRSKAIIKQAIVEIDKKEVMSGGVTEPLTTSRKPKISTKPVLTSKMTSSITFYPNDPSSSRTSSRSSSLSSEPPSKERHTSTSNIVISPSIEHRGSISIPYEISIPKSEITLRQSEADANFSETHSYRETAPVEAALVSQSSFSLQTSEASDLNNDIESAFESSSSSTTMTSWRGHHNHNSYDDTLPEMRNVTVRSTWRSRGTASVDEFARALRQDGSEDEGESATTWRAYRATTVMDTPSNSSTVANCGGKPSPVEVYMRRINNAAPSVPDLGRRNKKTPSPERAIAHEPVSAQQLQPRGRKHPMSADDRETTPSSWRRQPPGDVDLYDRSGSRGAWSSRNRTADGSRSWSNRHLDN; encoded by the exons atgacAGACACAACAAGTCGCCATCTGAGACACAAATTGCAGAATCTAGGACGACGTCTGGATGAGCTTGAGGAGGCCAGAGGCAAACTACAGAAAGCTGAAGATGAACTTCTTGACATTCAGGACAAAATCATTCAGGCTGAGGGGAGCAATTCCTCACTGCTCGCTGATGTGGAGGCAATGCGGAAGAGATTGCTCAAAATTGAAGGCAAAGATGAAGAGGTCAGGAAAGCGGAGGATCTTTGTCGTGAGGTTAGAGAGAAATTAGATCAGGAAGAGAAACTTACCAAGGATCTTAAAGCAGAGATTGAGCGTCTTCAGCGTAGAATGACTGAACTTGAGAAGCTTGAAGAGGCTTTTGGTAAAAGCAAGTCAGACTGTTCCCAGTTGTGCCTTAGTCTTAATGAAGAGAAAAACCTGACCAAAAAGCTTGCAGCAGAGCTTGATGCTTTGAAGGCCCGTGTCAAGGAAGTGGATACCTCTGAAGCTCGACTAGACAGGGCAGAAAAATCCTTTACTGCAGAGATGGAGAAACTAAAGAGTCTCACTCAGACTTTTGTGACCGAACGCAAAAGACTTCTGGAAAAGCAGAGAGAGGATGAGAAAATCATTCTCAAGCTGACTGAGAAGCTTGAACGTCAGAAAAACAAACTAGGCCCAGCAGACCACAGCCGATTTGATTCTAGAGATCTTCGAATCGAAGATGAGTTCTCAGCAGGCCTTACATGCAAACTGGCCAGGAAGAAGAGTCTTGACTACTTGAAGCATTCAGGTGACCTAGATTTGAGAAATGAGTCGGAGAATGAGAAAAATATCTTAGAAGAGCAAGAAGATAATAAGGTTAAAGACCTCAGCCAAGAAGTGGAAAGACTGAAGAATCGTTTGAAGCAGATGGAGTTAGTGGAGGAGGACTTGAAGAACATGGAATCCAAGAATGCTGAATTGATAGAAAAGTACCAGCAGGAGAGAAACCGTAGTCAAGCTCTCCATGACCAggttgagcagatgaaaatgcAGCTCAATGGTTGCAGCAGTAGTAATGGAAACTCTGCAATTGCCAGCACTACAAAGGTCCTGGAGAATGGCAAGGCAGAAAATGAAGAGATCAATGTAAGAGGCTTCAGACAGGAGAAACCTAAATTGCTAAATAGGAGTCCTGCTGCTTCTGAACCAGTCACCTCAAAGTACAAAAGCAGAGAGGCGTCTCCTCAGCAGAGGCGAGAAACTAAGCAGAGGAACAAAGACCTGTGTCACTCCACCGAAAACTCCCCAAAGACTGTACGAAGGACTCTTAGTCCAGCACATAATGTCAGGAAAGGTATGAGGACTGGTGCTTCCAGTACTACTTCTGATAATGGGTCAAAAGATAATGGGACAAAAGATGGAAAGAAAGATGAAAAAATTGGAAGTGCCTCATCAAGTACTCTCACTGAAAGCAAGAAAGTTTCAGTCCTTAGTCGCTATCCTCCAGCTGCTAATGACCAAAAGTCTTGGAAGCCATCGGTCAAGCAAAACGACAGTGATAGCAATAAGAGTCGAACAGAGAAGTTGTCCAGGTACCCTGGAAATGATAGTGAATCAAACAACTCTGATGGGTCACTCCTAATTTCAGCCAGTGCTGCTGTCATTGCTTTATCAGAGAAAGGACTAACCGAACCTGAGAGTCTAGATCAGGATGCTTCTGCAATGTTGAGTATGTCCAAAGCAAATGGTTCCTATACTGCTTACAGATCCCATGTATCTCCATCTGTTCTGAGTGACCATGGTTCTGATGGTCACTCCTCAGCCTCTGAAACAGAATCCACTGGCTCCAGACGCTCGGCAGGTGAGCAAAACGACCCCCTGATGTCAAGTGGAAGAAAATATAGATACTCACGGCTGCAAGAATCTTACTCTGATGGTTCCTCAAAGGTCCCCTTCAGCGAGGAGCAACACAGGCCTCTTACGGTGGAAGGGGATACCCAGGAAACTACGCATTCTACCTCAGGTATTGAGGTCCGCAGGGTATGCAGCCCTCGTGAAGCCCTCCGGTCAAAAGCTATCATCAAGCAAGCCATTGTTGAGATTGATAAAAAGGAAGTGATGTCTGGGGGAGTCACAGAGCCTTTGACCACCAGTAGGAAACCCAAGATCTCCACTAAGCCAGTATTGACTAGCAAGATGACCAGCAGTATCACCTTCTATCCCAATGACCCCAGCTCCTCTCGAACAAGCAGTCGGAGCAGTAGTTTATCAAGCGAGCCCCCTTCCAAGGAAAGGCACACTTCCACAAGTAATATTGTCATCAGCCCCAGTATTGAGCACAGAGGTAGCATCTCTATACCTTACGAAATATCCATCCCTAAGAGTGAAATCACTCTGCGTCAAAGTGAGGCTGATGCGAACTTCTCTGAAACTCACAGTTACCGTGAGACTGCTCCTGTGGAGGCAGCCCTCGTATCTCAAAGCAGCTTCAGCCTCCAGACTTCAGAAGCTTCAGACTTGAACAATGACATTGAGTCTGCCTTTGAGAGCAGCAGTAGCAGCACCACCATGACCAGCTGGAGAGGCCACCACAACCACAACTCATATGATGACACTTTGCCAGAAATGAGAAACGTCACTGTCAGGAGCACTTGGAGGAGCCGTGGGACAGCTTCTGTGGATGAATTTGCTCGAGCACTAAGGCAAGATGGCTCAGAGGATGAGGGCGAGTCTGCAACCACCTGGAGAGCGTATAGAGCTACTACAGTGATGGACACTCCATCGAACTCCAGCACTGTTGCTAATTGTGGAGGTAAACCAAGCCCAGTCGAAGTATACATGCGTAGGATCAACAATGCAGCACCATCGGTCCCTGATCTGGGACGACGGAACAAGAAGACTCCTTCACCAGAGAGAGCTATTGCACAcgagcctgtcagtgctcagcaACTTCAGCCAAGAGGCCGTAAACACCCCATG TCTGCAGACGATCGAGAAACTACTCCATCCTCATGGCGAAGGCAGCCCCCAGGTGACGTGGACCTGTACGATAGGTCTGGGAGTCGTGGAGCGTGGTCTAGCAGAAACCGCACAGCTGATGGAAGCCGGTCGTGGTCAAATCGCCATCTGGACAACTGA